The genomic segment GCGTCGCGGGGAGGGAGCTCCGGATCGAGGCGGGGATGCGGCGGCGCCCTCGCCGGACGGGGCGGGTTGGCCTAGATTTGCAGTCCGCTTCCTTCCGGGCTTTTCCGCCCGCCGCTCGTCCGCTCCACTTCGCATCCCCAATCCGCACATGCAAGCCACGTCACGCGCGAGCACGCTCACCGACCGCGAGGTCGAGGTCGAGACCCCGGAGCACGTGGCCATCGGCTACGAGCTGGCGGGCCTGGGCTCGCGCTTCGCGGCGCTGCTGCTGGACTGGCTGCTCCTGCTGGGCGGCCTGCTCGTGCTCGGCATCGGCCTGCCGCTGATCGCCTCGCTGGTGGGGCTGGGCGGGATCGCGAAGGCGCTGGGCACGGCGTTCGTGATCGGCGCCGTGTTCGTATGGACGTGGGGCTACTTCTTCTACTTCGAGGGGTTCCGCGACGGGCAGACGCCGGGCAAGAAGCGCATGGGCATCCGCGTGGTGCACGACGGCGGCTACCCGGTCACGGCCCGCGGCGCCGCCATCCGCACCCTGCTGCGCCTCGTCGACATGCAGCCGGTGCCCAGCTGGCTGATCGGGGGGACGATGATGATGTTCCACCCGCGCACCAAGCGGCTGGGCGACCTGGTGGCGGGCACGGTGGTGGTGCGCGAGCGCGGCGGCACGGTGCTGCCCGAGGAGGCCGCGGCCGCGGCGTCGCTGGGCCCGCCGCGGCTGAGCGCGGAGGAGTTCGCGTGGCTGGGCAGCTACGTGGCGCGCCGCGCCGGCCTGGAGCGCGACGTGCGCGCCCGCATCGCGCGGCAGCAGGCGGAGCGGCTGGGGCCGCGCTTCGCGGACGACGCGCGCCGTCTGCACAGCAGCCACGACGACTTCCTGGTGCTGGTGCATGCGGACGAGGCGGGCCGGCGCGCGGCGGCGGGCCTGAGCGGGCGCTCGGGGAGCGCGCAGGCGGCGGCGCTGTTCCGGCGGCAGCGGCCGGCGTGGGACGAGTACGCCGGCCTGCTGGCGAAGGCGCGCGACCGCGGGCTGGACGCGCTGCCCGAGAGCCAGGTGTCGCGCTTCGCGGCGCTGTACCGCGAGGTGGCGGCGGACCTGGCGCGCGCGCGGACGTACGGCGCCTCGCCCGAGCTGCTGTACATGCTGGAGCGCACGGTGGGCGCTGGCCACAACCTGCTGTACCGCCCGCCGCGCCGCTCGTGGCGCGCGCTGAAGCAGTGGCTCACGGGCGGCTTTCCGGCGCTGGTGCGCATGCGCTGGCGCGCGCTGGCGCTGGCGAGCGCGCTCTTCTACGTGCCGGGCGTGATCACGTACACC from the Longimicrobiaceae bacterium genome contains:
- a CDS encoding stage II sporulation protein M is translated as MQATSRASTLTDREVEVETPEHVAIGYELAGLGSRFAALLLDWLLLLGGLLVLGIGLPLIASLVGLGGIAKALGTAFVIGAVFVWTWGYFFYFEGFRDGQTPGKKRMGIRVVHDGGYPVTARGAAIRTLLRLVDMQPVPSWLIGGTMMMFHPRTKRLGDLVAGTVVVRERGGTVLPEEAAAAASLGPPRLSAEEFAWLGSYVARRAGLERDVRARIARQQAERLGPRFADDARRLHSSHDDFLVLVHADEAGRRAAAGLSGRSGSAQAAALFRRQRPAWDEYAGLLAKARDRGLDALPESQVSRFAALYREVAADLARARTYGASPELLYMLERTVGAGHNLLYRPPRRSWRALKQWLTGGFPALVRMRWRALALASALFYVPGVITYTALRVRPDLQREVVSPVLIARAEEAAEKEKAGKGYVELSDLQMPSMAVGIAANNVQVTFATFAGGILLGLGTVASLVYNGVSLGGGLAVFANVGHAWQILAFVIGHGAIELTAICIAGAAGLLLASAIVLPGRRTRREMLVIRGREAISLIGGTMMMLLIAGSIEGFVSPSHLPLEVKIGFASLMALLLLIYLLFAGRDEETRRAVEKMGRLA